A portion of the Streptomyces sp. NBC_00376 genome contains these proteins:
- a CDS encoding DUF3040 domain-containing protein yields MPLSEHEQRMLEQMERALYAEDPKFATALEGSGLRTYTRRRVYQAVAGFLVGIALLMAGMVAQLIWISVVGFLVMLGCAVLAVTGWRKAPKPGEHPAAGGGGERSRPSRQRRTVMNRIEQRWQRRRDEQGQ; encoded by the coding sequence GTGCCGCTCTCGGAGCACGAGCAGCGAATGCTCGAGCAAATGGAGCGAGCGCTGTACGCCGAAGATCCCAAGTTCGCGACAGCGCTCGAGGGAAGCGGGCTGCGTACGTACACCCGGCGACGGGTCTACCAGGCGGTCGCAGGCTTCCTGGTGGGTATCGCGCTCCTCATGGCCGGAATGGTCGCCCAGCTCATCTGGATCAGCGTGGTGGGTTTTCTCGTCATGCTGGGCTGCGCGGTCCTTGCGGTCACTGGTTGGCGCAAGGCACCCAAGCCGGGCGAGCACCCGGCAGCCGGAGGCGGTGGCGAGCGCAGCCGGCCCAGCAGGCAGCGCCGGACCGTGATGAACCGCATCGAGCAGCGGTGGCAGCGCCGCCGCGACGAGCAGGGCCAGTAG
- a CDS encoding transglutaminase TgpA family protein, which translates to MSGRGRLALCAFAATLMAAASMLPLVEPAGWILQAAFLLAVQSGMGALVRRAPAPRVLVVGAQVLVTLVLLTVVFARQQAMAGLLPGPEAVQRLAHLLTSGAEDVSRYAAPAPVTDGIRLILIGGVLLVGLAVDALAVTFRSAAPAGLPLLALYSVAAGLSGGGADWLWFLLAAGGYLLLLLAEGRDRLSQWGRVFTGAASRSPGGPAVGAALSGSRPTAPVRTGRRIGALALGVSLIVPAALPALEGGMLFGAGGDGGGKGGGGTISAVNPLVSLQDNLNQPEDRQVMSYRTNSGAPQDFYLRILALDQFNGSEWRPSTRQLKDVPERLPQPEGLGPDVAVTEITSNISASRSYQQTYLPLPYPATEVRINGRWRYEPVGRTLVGDRGETTRGAQYRVSSLMVEPTAEQLAGAGPAPAALRREYTRVPDSLPKVVEETADRVTKGAANDYERAVKLQNYFASEGGFSYDTSVNSGTGSAAISRFLKDKQGFCVHFSFAMAAMARTLGIPARVAVGFTPGTEQSDGSVTVGLRDAHAWPELYFQGVGWTRFEPTPTRGTTPPYTQPDAPVGDTDTPAQPEKGPSAAPSIAPSVPDNCPAQMRKQGECGSPAAQGVKPPTDSGTPASTVAGVVLLAVVILALPLLPLFWRLRARRRRLGLSAGRTPVRGRSAVSPTGQGVTGRGTEPHLPSHATAGTLAAWQEITDTAWDHGIEPDDSRTPRKAADRVVRLGRLEPDAAEAVHRVAGAVEQVLYAPEPRASTGLAEDVETVRAGLRAAADRFTRIRAIMAPRSAIRVVWAASERWVAFTGRCAALLDRSRWAGWLRRPSRQQG; encoded by the coding sequence ATGAGCGGTCGTGGTCGGCTGGCGCTGTGCGCCTTTGCGGCGACGCTGATGGCGGCGGCCTCGATGCTGCCGCTGGTGGAGCCGGCCGGGTGGATCCTGCAGGCGGCGTTCCTGCTGGCGGTCCAGAGCGGGATGGGGGCGCTGGTCCGCCGGGCGCCCGCGCCCCGCGTGCTGGTCGTCGGGGCGCAGGTGCTGGTCACGCTGGTCCTGCTGACGGTGGTGTTCGCCAGGCAGCAGGCGATGGCCGGTCTGCTGCCCGGCCCGGAGGCCGTCCAGCGGCTCGCGCATCTGCTGACGTCGGGCGCCGAGGACGTCAGCAGGTATGCCGCCCCCGCTCCCGTGACGGACGGCATCCGGCTGATACTGATCGGCGGTGTGCTGCTGGTCGGCCTGGCGGTGGATGCCCTCGCGGTGACGTTCCGCAGCGCTGCCCCGGCCGGCCTGCCGCTCCTCGCGCTGTACTCGGTGGCCGCAGGGCTGTCCGGGGGCGGGGCCGACTGGCTCTGGTTCCTGCTGGCGGCCGGTGGCTATCTGCTGCTCCTGCTGGCCGAGGGCCGGGACCGGCTCTCCCAGTGGGGGCGGGTCTTCACCGGCGCGGCCAGCAGGTCCCCGGGAGGTCCGGCGGTGGGTGCGGCGCTCTCGGGCAGCCGGCCGACGGCCCCGGTCCGTACCGGTCGGCGCATCGGCGCGCTGGCGCTGGGCGTCTCGCTGATCGTCCCGGCGGCACTGCCCGCGCTCGAGGGCGGAATGCTGTTCGGCGCGGGCGGCGACGGGGGCGGCAAGGGTGGCGGCGGCACGATCTCCGCGGTGAACCCGCTGGTCTCGTTGCAGGACAACCTGAACCAGCCGGAGGACCGGCAGGTGATGTCCTACCGCACCAATTCCGGTGCCCCGCAGGACTTCTATCTGCGGATTCTGGCCCTGGACCAGTTCAACGGGAGCGAGTGGCGGCCCTCCACGCGCCAGCTGAAGGACGTGCCCGAGCGGCTCCCGCAGCCGGAGGGCCTCGGCCCGGACGTGGCGGTCACCGAGATCACGTCGAACATCTCCGCGTCCCGTTCGTACCAGCAGACCTATCTGCCGCTCCCCTACCCGGCGACCGAGGTCAGGATCAACGGCCGCTGGCGGTACGAACCGGTGGGGCGGACCCTCGTGGGCGACCGCGGTGAGACGACCCGCGGTGCGCAGTACCGGGTCTCCAGCCTGATGGTCGAACCGACCGCCGAGCAGCTCGCCGGGGCGGGCCCCGCGCCGGCCGCTCTGCGGCGCGAGTACACCCGCGTTCCCGACTCGCTGCCGAAGGTGGTCGAGGAGACCGCGGACCGGGTGACCAAGGGCGCCGCCAACGATTACGAGCGGGCGGTGAAACTGCAGAACTACTTCGCCTCGGAGGGCGGCTTCAGCTACGACACCTCGGTGAACTCTGGCACCGGAAGCGCGGCGATCAGCCGGTTCCTGAAGGACAAGCAGGGCTTCTGCGTCCACTTCTCCTTCGCGATGGCCGCGATGGCCCGGACGCTGGGCATTCCGGCCCGGGTCGCGGTGGGATTCACCCCCGGCACCGAGCAGTCGGACGGTTCGGTCACGGTGGGGCTGCGCGACGCGCATGCCTGGCCCGAGCTGTACTTCCAAGGTGTCGGGTGGACCCGTTTCGAGCCGACGCCGACGCGGGGCACCACGCCGCCGTACACCCAGCCGGATGCCCCCGTGGGCGACACGGACACCCCGGCCCAGCCCGAGAAGGGCCCCTCGGCGGCTCCCTCGATCGCGCCGTCCGTCCCGGACAACTGCCCGGCGCAGATGCGCAAGCAGGGCGAGTGCGGCAGCCCGGCGGCACAGGGCGTGAAGCCTCCGACGGACTCCGGGACACCGGCGAGCACCGTCGCCGGTGTGGTCCTGCTCGCCGTGGTGATCCTCGCACTGCCCCTGCTGCCACTGTTCTGGCGGCTGCGGGCACGCAGGCGGAGGCTGGGTCTCTCTGCCGGGCGTACGCCGGTGCGCGGCCGGTCCGCGGTGTCACCGACGGGGCAGGGCGTCACGGGCCGGGGCACCGAGCCGCACCTGCCGTCGCACGCGACGGCAGGAACGCTCGCGGCCTGGCAGGAGATCACCGACACCGCCTGGGACCACGGCATCGAGCCGGACGACTCCCGGACCCCGCGCAAGGCGGCGGACCGGGTGGTGCGGCTGGGCCGGCTCGAACCCGATGCGGCGGAGGCGGTGCACCGGGTGGCCGGGGCGGTGGAACAGGTGCTGTACGCCCCGGAGCCCCGGGCGAGCACCGGTCTTGCCGAGGACGTGGAGACGGTACGGGCCGGTCTGCGGGCAGCTGCCGACCGCTTCACCCGGATCCGGGCGATCATGGCACCGCGCTCGGCCATTCGGGTGGTCTGGGCGGCATCGGAGCGCTGGGTGGCCTTCACCGGCAGGTGCGCTGCACTGCTCGACCGCAGCCGGTGGGCCGGGTGGCTGCGACGCCCGTCACGCCAGCAGGGGTGA